A region of Paraburkholderia sp. BL23I1N1 DNA encodes the following proteins:
- a CDS encoding chaperone modulator CbpM — protein sequence MIIVKETSTTTYLHGEIVDENVEFTLVELSRVSGASAEQLTLWVSEGVFEPRGEQPQEWRFSGAALRRVRTAQRLAHDFQINPPGVALVLDLLDEIEALRSPVKRPRGS from the coding sequence GTGATCATCGTGAAAGAGACGAGTACGACGACCTATTTGCATGGGGAGATTGTTGACGAGAACGTCGAATTCACTCTGGTCGAGTTGAGCCGGGTGAGCGGAGCATCGGCGGAGCAATTGACGCTCTGGGTGTCTGAAGGCGTGTTTGAGCCAAGGGGCGAGCAGCCGCAGGAGTGGCGCTTCAGCGGCGCGGCGCTGCGGCGCGTGCGGACCGCGCAGCGGCTGGCGCACGACTTTCAGATCAACCCGCCGGGAGTCGCGCTAGTCCTCGATCTGCTCGACGAGATCGAGGCACTGCGCTCGCCTGTGAAGCGCCCCCGTGGAAGCTAG
- a CDS encoding hemerythrin domain-containing protein: MQSLGPPSAIAIILHEHQQMSTVVEGMQRFVRLLAAGTPTPGLMVLRAMLYYIREYPQQVHHPKEDRYLFAPLRDRTDEFDYVLTELESQHARGDVRLRDVEHALTRYELRGASALRELRALVDAYAEFYADHRCMEETLILPAARRLLTEEDWAEIDAAFGANRDPFDGVKLEDDLGKLFSMIVKTIPETES, encoded by the coding sequence ATGCAGTCTCTGGGACCGCCTAGTGCCATAGCCATCATCCTTCATGAACACCAGCAGATGTCGACCGTGGTAGAGGGCATGCAGCGCTTCGTGCGTCTGCTGGCAGCAGGTACGCCCACTCCGGGCCTCATGGTGTTACGAGCGATGCTTTATTACATCCGCGAGTACCCCCAGCAGGTGCATCATCCTAAAGAGGATCGTTACCTGTTCGCACCGCTGCGCGATCGGACGGATGAATTTGACTACGTCCTCACGGAACTGGAGTCCCAGCACGCTCGAGGTGACGTGAGGTTGAGGGATGTCGAGCACGCGCTGACCCGGTATGAATTGAGGGGCGCTTCCGCACTTCGGGAGCTGCGAGCCTTGGTGGATGCGTATGCCGAGTTCTATGCAGACCACCGGTGTATGGAAGAGACGTTGATTTTGCCGGCTGCAAGACGTCTGCTGACAGAGGAGGACTGGGCGGAAATCGACGCCGCTTTTGGAGCAAATCGCGATCCGTTTGATGGGGTAAAACTTGAAGACGATCTTGGAAAATTATTCTCGATGATTGTCAAAACGATCCCTGAGACGGAAAGTTAG
- a CDS encoding IS110 family transposase, whose amino-acid sequence MSKDRTRSRPSGLPIIHPFAAGIDIGSRFHVVAVSPDLCDEPVQTFQAFTSDLQRMADWLVATGTKTVVMESTGVYWVAAYEVLESRGLEVILANAREARAVPGKKSDVNDAQWLQRLHACGLLRASFRPGRDIAELRAYLRSREKHTDYAAAHIQHMQKALTFMNIQLHHVIATITGVTGLRIIRAIVAGERDPDRLAAMRDVRCKESPETIRNALVGNYQPEHVFALKQALALYDFYQQCFDECDVEIERAVAILNIAHPIPEAPLPKAKHRNKMPSDPNFDVRTAMYQLAGTDLTQIHGIGPFLALRLIGECGTDLSRWPTAKHFTSWLTLAPGCKISGGKVPSSHMRKTSSRITVALRLAAVSVGRSNTALGAFYRRLAGRIGNAKAVTATARKIAVLFYNAMRYGMDYRDPGADHYEQQYRDRVIKQLHRRAAQFGYSLQPQGSPT is encoded by the coding sequence ATGTCAAAAGACCGAACACGATCCAGGCCCTCAGGGTTGCCGATCATTCATCCGTTTGCAGCCGGTATCGATATTGGCTCACGGTTCCACGTTGTTGCCGTGAGTCCAGATCTGTGCGACGAGCCGGTGCAGACATTCCAGGCATTTACGAGCGATTTGCAACGCATGGCGGACTGGCTCGTAGCGACCGGTACAAAGACGGTCGTGATGGAATCGACCGGCGTGTACTGGGTCGCCGCCTACGAGGTGCTGGAGTCTCGGGGCCTTGAAGTCATTCTTGCCAACGCACGCGAGGCGCGCGCAGTCCCCGGAAAGAAGAGCGACGTCAACGATGCGCAATGGTTGCAGCGGCTGCACGCGTGCGGGTTGCTACGGGCAAGTTTCCGGCCTGGGCGCGACATCGCGGAACTGCGCGCGTACCTGCGTTCCCGCGAAAAGCACACCGACTATGCCGCCGCGCATATCCAGCACATGCAGAAGGCGCTGACCTTCATGAATATCCAACTGCACCACGTGATCGCGACTATCACGGGTGTCACGGGACTGCGGATCATCCGTGCGATCGTCGCTGGTGAGCGCGATCCAGACAGGCTGGCGGCGATGCGCGACGTCCGCTGCAAGGAAAGCCCTGAAACCATTCGGAATGCGCTGGTGGGCAACTACCAGCCCGAGCACGTGTTCGCCCTGAAACAGGCGCTTGCGCTCTACGACTTTTACCAGCAGTGCTTCGACGAGTGCGATGTTGAGATCGAACGTGCTGTCGCGATCCTCAATATCGCTCACCCGATTCCGGAAGCACCGCTGCCGAAGGCGAAACATCGCAACAAGATGCCCAGCGATCCCAACTTCGATGTACGCACGGCCATGTACCAGCTTGCGGGGACCGACCTTACGCAAATTCACGGCATCGGCCCGTTCCTCGCTCTGCGCCTGATTGGCGAATGTGGAACGGACCTGAGCCGATGGCCAACCGCCAAGCACTTTACTTCATGGCTCACGCTTGCGCCCGGATGCAAGATCAGCGGTGGCAAGGTACCGTCATCGCACATGCGCAAAACCAGCAGCCGCATCACAGTCGCACTCAGGCTTGCGGCGGTGAGCGTTGGAAGAAGCAATACCGCGCTTGGCGCATTCTACCGACGCCTTGCCGGCCGAATTGGTAACGCCAAAGCCGTGACTGCGACGGCGCGCAAGATCGCTGTTCTGTTTTATAACGCGATGCGCTATGGCATGGACTACCGCGACCCGGGTGCGGATCATTACGAACAGCAGTACAGGGACCGTGTTATCAAGCAGCTTCATCGCCGCGCGGCGCAATTTGGATATTCACTGCAACCTCAGGGCTCGCCAACGTAA
- a CDS encoding IS5 family transposase, with protein sequence MPYKARLKEGEDRKRRKPGYRVTNWREYNGSLKKRGKISLYFPGGDLRSQFITASPYVRGVSGRLPLYTRPYVELIYTFYRLLGWGMRQISGYLEDYWASQGLDIPVPSFGHLCDLFAALDVKVTQRRERLARRLARGEDTSVIIDSTGMSFGRASEWYEQKYGKKAAKTPWRKMHLSIDADMNVHAIAVTGTDVSDSEGMDRVLPADIPVDRVIADGAYYSIERTEALSRSGVLPVIPPPSHAVVHGEEQTQWHDKVVGYIREKGIYAFHKKYGYGQRSLVEAQISRIKRCIGSTLLTRKIGSQESESAIIANILNLWNSFGRPVSFKNG encoded by the coding sequence ATGCCGTATAAAGCCAGACTCAAAGAGGGCGAGGACCGCAAGCGCAGGAAGCCAGGCTATCGGGTGACGAACTGGCGCGAATACAACGGGAGCCTGAAGAAGCGAGGGAAGATCAGCCTCTATTTTCCAGGTGGCGATCTCAGATCGCAATTCATTACGGCATCGCCGTACGTGCGTGGAGTGTCTGGGAGGTTGCCGTTGTACACCCGGCCATACGTTGAGCTGATCTATACGTTCTACCGGCTGTTGGGCTGGGGAATGCGGCAGATCAGCGGCTATCTGGAAGATTACTGGGCCAGCCAGGGACTGGACATCCCGGTTCCCAGCTTCGGCCATCTGTGCGATCTGTTTGCCGCGCTGGACGTGAAGGTCACGCAACGTCGCGAACGACTGGCCCGGCGTCTGGCGAGGGGCGAAGATACAAGCGTTATCATCGACAGCACAGGGATGAGTTTCGGCCGGGCCAGCGAGTGGTACGAGCAGAAATACGGCAAAAAGGCGGCGAAAACACCGTGGCGCAAGATGCACCTGTCGATTGACGCGGACATGAACGTTCATGCGATCGCCGTCACCGGCACGGACGTTTCGGATAGCGAAGGGATGGACCGTGTGCTTCCCGCCGACATCCCGGTTGACCGGGTGATTGCCGATGGCGCGTACTACAGCATCGAGCGGACGGAGGCCCTGTCGCGATCAGGCGTGCTGCCCGTGATACCACCGCCTTCTCACGCGGTGGTGCATGGCGAAGAACAGACGCAATGGCATGACAAGGTCGTTGGCTACATCAGGGAAAAGGGCATTTATGCGTTCCACAAAAAATACGGCTATGGGCAACGCTCGCTGGTCGAAGCGCAGATCTCGCGGATCAAACGATGCATCGGATCGACCTTGCTGACCCGGAAAATCGGGTCACAGGAAAGCGAAAGCGCGATCATCGCGAACATCCTTAACCTCTGGAATTCGTTTGGCAGGCCCGTTTCTTTCAAAAATGGATAG
- a CDS encoding helix-turn-helix domain-containing protein: MRALCMPQGLSTDELTKLEALICTARSVQRGEALYRSGDRFDNVYAVRSGSMKTVMAHRDGREQVTGLRLAGEALGLDGISEDVHACSAVALEDSTVCIVPYPALKSLCREISSMQDRLHKLLGEQIVREAGQMMVLGSLSADERVAAFLLDVSGRNAQRGYSSAEFNLRMTREDMGSYLGMTLETVSRTLSRFQKRGLIDTQGKHIRIVDLEGLQQV; encoded by the coding sequence ATGCGGGCGCTCTGCATGCCGCAAGGCCTGTCGACTGACGAACTCACGAAACTCGAAGCGCTCATTTGCACCGCGCGCTCGGTGCAGCGCGGCGAAGCGCTGTATCGCAGCGGCGATCGTTTCGACAATGTTTACGCCGTGCGTTCCGGCTCCATGAAAACCGTCATGGCGCACCGTGACGGCCGCGAACAGGTCACTGGGCTGCGCCTGGCCGGCGAAGCGCTCGGCCTCGACGGGATCAGCGAAGACGTGCATGCATGCAGCGCCGTCGCTCTTGAAGACAGCACCGTTTGTATCGTTCCCTACCCCGCCCTCAAGTCGCTGTGCCGCGAAATCAGCTCGATGCAGGACCGCCTGCACAAATTGCTGGGCGAGCAGATCGTCCGCGAGGCCGGGCAGATGATGGTGCTCGGCTCTCTTTCAGCGGACGAACGCGTGGCCGCATTTCTGCTTGACGTGTCAGGGCGCAACGCGCAGCGCGGCTATTCATCGGCGGAATTCAACTTGCGCATGACACGTGAGGACATGGGCAGCTACCTCGGCATGACGCTCGAAACCGTGAGCCGCACCCTGTCAAGATTTCAAAAGCGCGGCCTGATCGACACACAAGGCAAACACATCCGGATTGTCGACCTGGAAGGCTTGCAACAGGTGTAA
- a CDS encoding FadR/GntR family transcriptional regulator translates to MNERKTTGLPDKIYGDILNRILEGEYKEGARLPTEHALAERFATSRPTVREALARLRADGIIMTRHGSGTIVARRPDPDVRRFAPLETLSDIRRCYEFRMVTEAGAAEQAALKADADDIVAIQHAWDQLEHIIETRGIGAQDDFMFHLAVARASKNPFFITVMSFIEEQILFSMNLSRNLSLVKTVERQRLVQAEHLAVLEAIRRKDGPAAGQAMRAHLENALERMFGS, encoded by the coding sequence ATGAACGAGCGCAAAACAACGGGCTTGCCCGACAAGATCTACGGCGACATCCTTAATCGCATTCTTGAAGGCGAGTACAAGGAAGGCGCGCGGCTGCCTACCGAGCATGCGCTGGCCGAGCGCTTTGCCACGTCACGGCCGACTGTGCGCGAAGCGCTCGCGCGCTTGCGGGCGGACGGAATCATCATGACGCGGCACGGCTCGGGCACCATCGTGGCACGACGGCCGGACCCGGATGTGCGCCGCTTCGCGCCGCTCGAAACGCTGTCCGACATCCGCCGCTGCTATGAATTTCGCATGGTGACGGAAGCGGGCGCTGCCGAGCAGGCGGCGCTCAAGGCCGACGCCGACGACATCGTCGCGATCCAGCATGCGTGGGACCAGTTGGAACACATCATCGAAACCCGCGGCATCGGTGCGCAGGACGATTTCATGTTTCACCTGGCGGTGGCGCGCGCTTCGAAGAACCCGTTTTTCATCACGGTGATGTCGTTCATCGAAGAGCAGATTCTGTTCAGCATGAACCTGTCGCGCAATCTGTCGCTCGTGAAGACGGTGGAGCGGCAGCGACTCGTGCAGGCCGAACATCTGGCCGTGCTCGAGGCGATCCGCCGCAAAGACGGCCCCGCCGCCGGCCAGGCGATGCGGGCGCATCTGGAGAATGCGCTCGAACGGATGTTCGGCTCTTGA
- a CDS encoding acyl-homoserine-lactone synthase, whose amino-acid sequence MQTAIRIGMRQEFDNADINEMYRLRARVFHGRLGWDIPTIAGMEIDGYDALGPHYMLIQGDDRHVRGCWRLMPTEGPNMLKDTFPQLLHGADAPVGRHIWELSRFAIETSGEEQSFGFADVTMQAIHELVTFADRMGITRYVTVTTTPIERLLRKTGIDISRLGSPLQIGVERAVALDIAVSPKTRTALFGPMAAAA is encoded by the coding sequence ATGCAAACAGCGATCCGGATTGGAATGCGGCAGGAATTCGACAACGCGGACATCAACGAGATGTACCGTCTGAGGGCGCGGGTGTTTCACGGGCGGCTTGGATGGGACATCCCAACCATCGCGGGCATGGAGATCGACGGCTACGACGCCCTCGGGCCGCACTACATGCTGATTCAGGGCGACGATCGGCATGTGCGGGGTTGTTGGCGCCTGATGCCGACGGAGGGGCCGAACATGCTGAAGGACACCTTTCCGCAATTGCTGCATGGCGCGGATGCGCCGGTCGGGCGGCACATCTGGGAACTCAGCCGGTTCGCGATCGAAACCAGCGGCGAGGAGCAGTCGTTCGGTTTTGCCGACGTGACGATGCAGGCGATTCACGAACTTGTGACGTTCGCCGACCGGATGGGCATCACGCGTTACGTCACGGTGACCACCACGCCGATCGAACGGCTGTTGCGTAAGACCGGGATCGACATCAGCCGGCTCGGGTCGCCTCTGCAGATCGGCGTGGAGCGGGCCGTAGCCCTGGATATCGCGGTCAGTCCGAAAACCCGCACCGCCCTGTTCGGGCCGATGGCCGCCGCCGCCTGA
- a CDS encoding XRE family transcriptional regulator, whose translation MELLDNHWQAQPSVQTRVAEPSSAVDRVLIIAYRKKKKESQRRFWARFGVTQSRGSRFESGAEIPAPVSILLGLYFTKTVSDADLGRAERVLHSRDAAALLNPGQ comes from the coding sequence ATGGAACTTCTCGACAATCACTGGCAGGCGCAACCCTCGGTCCAAACCCGCGTGGCAGAGCCTTCTTCGGCGGTGGATCGCGTTCTGATCATTGCTTACCGCAAGAAGAAAAAGGAAAGCCAGCGCCGCTTCTGGGCACGCTTTGGCGTGACGCAGTCGCGTGGCAGCCGGTTCGAATCGGGTGCCGAAATCCCGGCGCCGGTGTCGATCCTGCTGGGTCTCTACTTCACCAAAACCGTGTCGGACGCCGATCTGGGCCGGGCCGAGCGGGTCCTGCACAGCCGCGACGCCGCCGCTTTGCTCAACCCGGGTCAATAA
- a CDS encoding LuxR family transcriptional regulator — protein MAPLLNAADEAEWFGAIAGLAETWGFDRLLIAMLPRPTIRLEDAYVRSTYAPTWRRTYDEQGLVHIDPTVSHCATRATPLIWSPDIFTTAPQQAMYEEARAHGLRAGVTLPIHGPNQEAGMMCFVNDSNPTDEFWRHINVALPNLVLLRDLVIDTSQRHLNTHAQALLPKLTPRERECLKWTARGKSTWEISHILSCSEAVVNFHMKNIRTKFGVNSRRAAAVIAAQLGLIDPG, from the coding sequence ATGGCGCCGCTATTGAACGCCGCAGACGAAGCGGAATGGTTCGGTGCGATCGCGGGCCTGGCCGAAACGTGGGGCTTCGACAGGCTGCTGATCGCCATGCTGCCGCGCCCGACCATTCGCCTTGAAGACGCCTATGTGCGCAGCACCTACGCGCCAACGTGGCGACGCACCTACGACGAGCAGGGGCTCGTCCACATCGACCCGACCGTCTCGCATTGCGCGACACGCGCCACACCGCTGATCTGGTCGCCGGACATTTTTACGACCGCGCCCCAGCAGGCGATGTACGAGGAAGCCCGCGCGCACGGCCTGCGCGCCGGTGTGACGTTGCCCATTCATGGGCCGAACCAGGAAGCCGGCATGATGTGCTTCGTCAACGACAGCAACCCGACTGACGAATTCTGGCGTCATATCAACGTTGCATTGCCAAATCTGGTGTTATTGCGCGATCTGGTAATCGATACCAGCCAGCGCCATTTGAATACGCACGCCCAGGCTTTATTGCCCAAGCTCACGCCGCGCGAACGCGAGTGCCTGAAATGGACCGCACGCGGCAAATCCACCTGGGAAATCTCCCATATCCTGAGCTGTTCGGAAGCCGTGGTGAACTTCCACATGAAGAACATCAGGACGAAATTCGGTGTGAATTCGCGGCGCGCGGCGGCCGTGATCGCCGCGCAGCTGGGGCTTATTGACCCGGGTTGA
- a CDS encoding SMP-30/gluconolactonase/LRE family protein encodes MTDSSRRYPDLSIRALDPCFTSLTLASASVECLYQGARWSEGPVWFGDGRYLLWSDIPNDRILRWDETSGAVTTFRQSSNNANGHTRDRQGRLVTCEHLTRRVTRTEYDGSITVLADRYRGKRFNSPNDVIVKSDGSIWFSDPTFGIDSFYEGELQESELPACVYRIDGQSGEVTVVADDVLGPNGLAFSPDESVLYIVESRGVPRKIRAFDVSVSGTGTALSNNRVLIDAGPGTPDGFRVDTLGHLWCGWGMGTDELDGVRVFTPQGEPIGHIALPERCANVCFGGRHRNRLFMAASHGLYSLYVNTQGVLGG; translated from the coding sequence ATGACCGACTCCAGCCGACGCTATCCCGATCTCTCCATTCGCGCGCTCGATCCGTGCTTCACCTCGCTGACCCTGGCGTCCGCTTCCGTCGAGTGTCTGTATCAGGGCGCGCGCTGGTCGGAAGGGCCGGTCTGGTTTGGCGACGGCCGTTATCTGCTGTGGAGCGACATTCCCAACGACCGCATCCTGCGCTGGGACGAAACGAGCGGTGCCGTGACCACGTTTCGCCAGTCGTCGAACAATGCGAACGGCCATACGCGCGACCGCCAGGGTCGCCTCGTGACCTGCGAGCATCTGACACGGCGCGTCACGCGCACCGAGTATGACGGTTCGATTACCGTGCTTGCCGATCGCTATCGCGGCAAGCGCTTCAACTCGCCGAACGACGTGATCGTGAAGTCGGACGGTTCGATCTGGTTCAGCGATCCGACCTTCGGCATCGACAGTTTTTACGAGGGCGAGCTGCAGGAGTCGGAACTGCCCGCGTGCGTGTATCGCATCGACGGCCAATCCGGCGAAGTGACGGTAGTCGCCGACGACGTGCTGGGTCCGAACGGCCTCGCGTTTTCACCGGACGAGTCGGTGCTCTACATTGTCGAATCGCGTGGCGTGCCGCGCAAGATTCGCGCGTTCGACGTGAGCGTTAGTGGCACTGGCACCGCGCTGTCGAACAACCGTGTGCTGATCGACGCCGGCCCGGGCACGCCGGACGGCTTTCGCGTCGACACACTGGGCCATCTCTGGTGCGGCTGGGGCATGGGCACCGACGAACTCGACGGTGTGCGCGTTTTCACGCCGCAAGGCGAGCCGATCGGGCATATCGCGTTGCCGGAGCGTTGCGCGAACGTGTGCTTCGGCGGGCGCCATCGCAACCGGTTGTTCATGGCGGCGAGCCACGGGTTGTATTCACTGTATGTGAATACGCAGGGCGTCCTGGGCGGGTGA
- a CDS encoding extracellular solute-binding protein — MTVSGRLALRLVSVSLVAGAAWVSAAHAADPVTLNIVDVAGDLQLTQKGFEAFKAKYPSLVANLTFTNAPAPQLPGKIKAMQAAGRSDIDLVLTGTDALAAGIEQNLWMKLLPDNAAAFPGVLDKYAPGPRKMQDLAQGFGLEVAYMPAGPLLEFNPAKVSDPPKTPEQLLQWCKAHPDKLIYARPANSGPGRTFLMGLPYVLGDKDPQDPIHGWDKTWAFLKQLNDCIPYYPGGTSAVMKELGEGTRDMTVTVTGWDINPRALGIVPAEFRVQAFDNMTWVNDAHYMVIPKGVPKEKLDVLYKLMNFMLEPAQQAMTYDDGYFYPGPAIKGVSVEQAPAHSQDVLKKYGRPEYAKLLAERPHVLPLNAAAMVAAFKKWDSDVGAQKTK, encoded by the coding sequence ATGACTGTTTCAGGCAGATTGGCGCTCAGGCTGGTGTCCGTAAGTCTCGTGGCAGGCGCCGCATGGGTATCCGCCGCGCACGCGGCCGATCCGGTAACGCTCAATATCGTCGACGTGGCCGGCGATCTTCAACTCACGCAAAAGGGTTTCGAGGCCTTCAAGGCAAAGTATCCGAGTCTCGTCGCCAATCTCACGTTCACCAATGCGCCTGCGCCGCAGTTGCCCGGCAAGATCAAGGCGATGCAGGCCGCCGGCCGCTCCGATATCGATCTCGTCCTGACCGGCACCGACGCACTGGCCGCCGGCATCGAGCAGAATCTCTGGATGAAGTTGTTGCCGGACAATGCGGCGGCTTTCCCCGGCGTGCTCGACAAATACGCGCCTGGTCCGCGCAAGATGCAGGACCTCGCTCAAGGTTTCGGTCTCGAAGTCGCGTATATGCCGGCGGGTCCGCTGCTCGAATTCAACCCCGCCAAAGTCAGCGATCCGCCGAAAACACCCGAGCAACTGCTGCAATGGTGCAAGGCGCATCCGGATAAGCTGATTTACGCGCGGCCGGCGAACTCCGGTCCGGGCCGCACGTTCCTGATGGGCTTGCCGTATGTGCTTGGCGATAAAGATCCGCAAGATCCGATTCACGGCTGGGACAAGACGTGGGCCTTCCTCAAGCAGCTGAACGATTGCATTCCTTACTATCCAGGCGGTACGTCGGCAGTGATGAAAGAGCTCGGCGAAGGCACGCGCGACATGACCGTGACAGTCACCGGTTGGGACATCAATCCGCGCGCGCTCGGCATCGTGCCGGCAGAATTCCGTGTGCAGGCATTCGACAACATGACGTGGGTGAACGACGCGCACTACATGGTGATTCCGAAGGGCGTGCCGAAGGAAAAGCTCGACGTGCTTTACAAGCTGATGAACTTCATGCTCGAGCCGGCGCAGCAGGCCATGACCTATGACGACGGTTATTTCTACCCTGGTCCCGCGATCAAAGGCGTGAGTGTCGAGCAGGCGCCTGCGCACAGCCAGGATGTGCTGAAGAAATACGGCCGGCCGGAATACGCGAAGCTGCTGGCCGAGCGTCCGCACGTTTTGCCGCTGAATGCGGCCGCCATGGTCGCGGCTTTCAAGAAGTGGGACAGCGACGTTGGCGCGCAGAAAACCAAGTAG
- a CDS encoding ABC transporter ATP-binding protein — MKHHFEQLRLDSVSRSFTNAEGQAVAALQGLDLKIQRGEFIALLGPSGCGKSTALNCIAGLQPLSGGGIWLDDKRIDVLPPEKRGFGMVFQNYALFPHMSVLDNVGFGLQMRGVAKSETMRRAREALQLVQLVGHERKLPGQLSGGQQQRVAIARAIVIEPPLILMDEPLSNLDTKLRIEMRAEIRRIHSQLERATLYVTHDQDEALSMADRIVVMKEGVVQQVGTPKQVYTRPQNLHVARFMGYRNVAEFTLEGTQGEGVAVSANGVHLIGTPMDGFNGKRVSVALRPEDMERAAPGAENAFDALVTIVEYGGRDSLLRVKTAFGDMWARIAGEFEEGEQIGLRVPPSRTLVYDAEAV, encoded by the coding sequence ATGAAGCATCACTTTGAGCAGTTGCGGCTCGATTCGGTGAGCCGCAGTTTCACGAATGCGGAGGGCCAGGCGGTCGCGGCGTTGCAAGGTCTCGATCTGAAAATCCAGCGTGGCGAATTTATCGCGTTGCTCGGACCGTCGGGCTGCGGTAAATCGACGGCGCTCAATTGCATTGCCGGATTGCAGCCGTTGAGCGGCGGCGGCATCTGGCTCGACGATAAACGCATCGACGTGCTGCCGCCGGAAAAGCGCGGCTTCGGCATGGTGTTCCAGAACTACGCATTGTTTCCGCACATGAGCGTGCTTGATAACGTCGGCTTCGGCTTGCAGATGCGTGGCGTTGCCAAAAGCGAAACCATGCGCCGTGCGCGTGAAGCGTTGCAGCTCGTGCAACTGGTCGGGCATGAGCGCAAGCTGCCCGGGCAGCTTTCAGGTGGTCAGCAGCAGCGTGTGGCGATTGCGCGAGCGATTGTGATCGAACCGCCGCTCATTCTGATGGACGAGCCGCTGTCGAATCTCGATACGAAACTGCGCATTGAAATGCGCGCGGAGATTCGCCGCATCCATAGTCAGCTCGAACGCGCGACGCTCTACGTGACGCATGATCAGGACGAAGCGCTCTCAATGGCCGATCGCATCGTCGTGATGAAAGAGGGGGTGGTGCAGCAGGTCGGCACGCCGAAACAGGTCTATACGCGGCCACAGAATTTGCATGTCGCGCGCTTCATGGGCTATCGCAACGTGGCTGAGTTCACGCTCGAAGGCACGCAAGGCGAGGGGGTTGCGGTGAGCGCGAACGGCGTGCATCTGATCGGCACGCCGATGGACGGTTTCAACGGCAAGCGCGTGAGCGTCGCGTTGCGCCCGGAGGATATGGAGCGTGCGGCGCCTGGCGCGGAAAACGCTTTCGACGCATTGGTGACCATCGTGGAATACGGCGGCCGCGACTCCCTGCTGCGCGTGAAAACGGCGTTTGGCGACATGTGGGCGCGCATTGCGGGCGAATTCGAAGAGGGCGAGCAGATCGGTCTGCGCGTGCCGCCGTCGCGCACGCTTGTCTATGACGCAGAAGCCGTATGA